Proteins encoded in a region of the Cydia splendana chromosome 19, ilCydSple1.2, whole genome shotgun sequence genome:
- the LOC134800199 gene encoding N-acetylglucosamine-6-sulfatase-like — protein MLILNSLLFFLAGGILCDKPNFVIILTDDQDVTMGGMTPMKHVRRLIGEEGMTFANTFVSSPICCPSRASILTGLHVHNHGTRNNTLEGGCYGPQWQKLEKNTFATALQGAGYRTFYAGKYLNEYGRTDRGTTVPPGWTEWHGLVGNSRYYDYTLSNNGVPTHSEDLYLTDIIRDISVNFLENQTEPFLMVLAPPAPHQPFTPAPRHRDAFRDVAAPRTPIFNVAAKDKHWLMMMPPSPLPESLLPELDRAYRSRWEALLAVDEMVADVMAMLKKGEKDNTYVIYTSDNGYHVGQFSQVYDKRQPYESDIRVPLLIKGPAIKPNVTSLQPVMNIDLAPTILKLAGLEVPESMDGRAIDVLDENPVKERTMLVEYFGQGQDWRVDSTCPWKYDGEYLDECLPLYDCKCQDSRNNTYACLRRIGKEVNDKYCEFKDTKDFIEIYDLNADPYELCNLKKETMGAFLAWYHHVLNAMVSCKGSDCDPTCVDK, from the exons ATGTTAATTTTGAATTCTCTTTTGTTTTTTCTCGCCGGCGGGATTTTGTGTGATAAACCAAACTTTGTGATAATATTGACGGATGATCAGGATGTCACGATGGGTGGTATG actcCGATGAAACATGTCCGGCGGCTTATTGGTGAGGAAGGCATGACGTTTGCTAACACG TTCGTGTCATCCCCAATCTGCTGCCCGAGCCGTGCGAGTATCCTCACCGGCCTTCACGTTCACAACCACGGGACGAGGAACAACACACTCGAGGGCGGATGCTACGGACCTCAGTGGCAGAAACTTGAGAAGAACACATTCGCCACGGCTCTGCAAGGCGCTGGGTATAGGACTTTCTACGCTGGAAAGTATCTCAATGAG TATGGTAGAACAGACAGAGGAACAACGGTGCCGCCCGGCTGGACGGAGTGGCACGGGCTAGTGGGCAACTCCCGCTATTATGACTATACGCTGTCTAACAATGGCGTGCCAACTCACTCTGAAGACCTTTATCTCACGGATATTATC AGAGACATAAGCGTCAACTTCTTAGAAAACCAGACGGAGCCGTTTCTGATGGTCCTAGCGCCGCCGGCCCCGCACCAACCGTTCACGCCCGCACCGCGACACCGGGACGCCTTCAGGGACGTCGCAGCGCCGAGGACGCCGATCTTCAATGTAGCGGCAAAG GACAAACATTGGTTAATGATGATGCCGCCCTCCCCTCTACCCGAGTCATTGCTCCCCGAGTTAGACCGAGCATACCGGTCCCGCTGGGAGGCGCTTCTAGCTGTGGATGAAATGGTGGCTGACGTCATGGCTATGTTGAAGAAGGGTGAAAAGGACAACACTTATGTCATATATACATCTGACAACGGGTATCATGTTG GACAATTCTCCCAAGTATACGATAAACGGCAGCCCTACGAGTCCGACATCAGGGTGCCTCTCCTAATAAAAGGGCCCGCCATCAAGCCAAACGTGACCAGCCTCCAACCAGTGATGAACATTGACTTGGCGCCAACCATCTTGAAACTGGCCGGTTTGGAGGTTCCTGAGTCTATGGATGGAAGGGCCATCGATGTTTTAG ACGAAAACCCAGTTAAGGAAAGGACCATGTTGGTGGAATATTTCGGACAAGGCCAAGACTGGAGAGTGGACTCGACGTGCCCGTGGAAATATGACGGCGAATATTTAGAT gaaTGCCTTCCACTGTACGACTGCAAATGCCAGGACTCTAGAAACAATACCTACGCGTGTTTAAGGCGCATCGGGAAAGAGGTCAACGATAAATATTGCGAGTTCAAAGACACAAAG GATTTCATCGAGATCTACGACTTGAACGCCGATCCATACGAGCTCTGCAACCTGAAGAAGGAAACTATGGGCGCCTTCCTAGCGTGGTACCATCACGTACTGAACGCTATGGTGTCATGCAAGGGTTCCGACTGTGACCCGACATGTGTAGATAAATGA